A single Buchnera aphidicola (Hyperomyzus lactucae) DNA region contains:
- the rpsB gene encoding 30S ribosomal protein S2 — protein sequence MEIVSMRDMLKAGVHFGHQTRYWNPKMKPFIFGIRNRVHIINLEKTLPMFNFALSELKKISSKKGRILFVGTKRAARNGIKEAAINCEQFYVNHRWLGGMLTNWKTVRQSIKRLKDLEIESKDGTFSKLTKKEALIRSRELSKLENSLGGIKNMGGLPDCLFVIDAAHENIAIREANNLGIPVFAIVDTNSNPDGIDYIIPGNDDAIRSVNLYLKSVSLSISRINNQNLSNEVFIQTENIIDI from the coding sequence ATGGAAATAGTATCAATGAGAGATATGTTAAAAGCAGGAGTTCATTTCGGTCATCAAACGCGTTATTGGAACCCAAAAATGAAGCCTTTTATTTTTGGCATTCGTAATAGAGTACATATTATTAATTTAGAAAAAACTCTTCCAATGTTTAATTTTGCCCTTAGTGAATTAAAAAAAATTTCTTCTAAAAAAGGCAGGATATTATTTGTTGGCACTAAAAGAGCAGCAAGAAACGGAATAAAAGAAGCTGCTATTAATTGTGAACAATTTTATGTAAATCATCGTTGGTTAGGGGGAATGTTAACAAATTGGAAAACTGTTCGACAGTCTATTAAACGCTTGAAAGATTTAGAGATAGAATCTAAAGATGGTACTTTTTCTAAATTAACTAAAAAAGAAGCTTTAATAAGATCAAGAGAATTATCTAAACTAGAAAATAGTTTGGGTGGTATAAAAAACATGGGAGGATTACCTGATTGTCTATTTGTTATCGATGCTGCACATGAGAATATTGCTATAAGAGAAGCTAATAATTTAGGTATTCCTGTATTTGCTATAGTTGATACTAATTCCAATCCTGATGGTATAGACTATATTATACCTGGTAATGATGATGCTATTAGATCCGTAAATTTATATTTAAAATCTGTATCTTTGAGTATTTCTCGGATAAATAATCAAAATTTATCAAATGAAGTATTTATACAGACTGAAAATATCATAGATATATAA
- the tsf gene encoding translation elongation factor Ts, with translation MTSIDNITASLIRELRSRTGVGFLECKRALVEENGNIELSIDNLRKSGKLSAEKKINNITNQGKIFAQTQNNVGVLLELNCETDFVAKDDAFIFFGEDIILTALEKNIKDINQLKSMFEEKRTDLVLKVGENINIRRFQFLEGENISYYVHGVRIGVLVDANFSNKKILKSIAMHIAASKPEYLHPKNVTNTVFEREYQIQLELAKNLQKPANVLKKIIEGKMNKFVNNISLTSQSFIIDPTKKVGDVLNEYNGCIKSFIRFELGEIILQ, from the coding sequence ATGACTTCTATTGATAATATCACCGCTTCTCTTATTAGAGAGCTTAGATCTCGTACAGGAGTAGGTTTTTTGGAATGCAAACGAGCATTAGTAGAAGAAAATGGGAATATAGAATTATCTATTGATAATTTAAGAAAATCTGGAAAGTTAAGTGCTGAAAAAAAAATAAATAATATTACAAATCAAGGTAAGATTTTTGCACAAACTCAAAATAATGTTGGTGTTCTTCTTGAATTGAATTGTGAAACTGATTTTGTAGCTAAAGATGATGCATTTATTTTTTTCGGAGAAGATATTATACTAACAGCATTAGAAAAAAATATAAAAGATATTAATCAATTAAAATCTATGTTCGAAGAAAAAAGAACGGACTTAGTTTTAAAAGTAGGTGAAAATATTAATATACGTCGTTTCCAATTTCTTGAAGGTGAAAACATTTCTTACTATGTTCATGGAGTTCGAATCGGTGTATTAGTTGATGCTAATTTTTCCAATAAAAAAATACTTAAAAGTATCGCAATGCATATTGCTGCAAGTAAACCAGAATATTTACATCCAAAAAATGTGACTAATACCGTATTTGAAAGAGAATATCAAATTCAATTAGAACTAGCAAAGAATCTTCAAAAACCCGCTAATGTATTAAAAAAAATTATTGAAGGAAAAATGAATAAATTTGTTAATAATATCTCTTTAACAAGCCAGAGTTTTATTATAGATCCTACGAAGAAAGTAGGAGATGTACTGAATGAGTATAATGGATGTATTAAATCATTTATTAGATTTGAATTAGGTGAAATTATTCTTCAATAA
- the pyrH gene encoding UMP kinase, giving the protein MSTNKKFIYRRILLKISGEVLQGINEFGIDVNSLKRIAKEIKSVVDIGIQVGLVIGSGNLFRGSKLSKLGLNRVAADHIGILSTVINSLAMRDTIHSISSIKTCLMSAIPLNGICEIYSCQKAISLLSNNFIIIFAAGIGNPFFTTDSAACLRGIETEADIILKGTKVNGVYSNDPKKDANAILYKELTYKDVLKKELKVMDLSAFILARDYRLPIRVFNINKPGSLYRIIMGNDEGTLITQ; this is encoded by the coding sequence ATGTCTACTAATAAGAAATTTATATATCGACGTATTTTATTAAAAATAAGTGGAGAAGTTTTGCAAGGTATTAATGAATTTGGTATTGATGTAAATTCTTTAAAAAGAATTGCAAAAGAAATTAAATCCGTAGTAGATATCGGTATTCAGGTAGGTTTAGTCATTGGAAGTGGAAATTTATTCCGCGGTTCAAAATTATCTAAATTAGGTTTAAATCGAGTAGCTGCTGATCATATAGGTATATTATCTACTGTTATAAACAGTTTAGCAATGAGAGATACGATACATTCAATTTCTTCTATTAAGACGTGTTTGATGTCTGCAATACCATTAAATGGTATTTGTGAAATATACAGTTGTCAAAAAGCAATAAGTTTATTATCTAATAATTTTATTATTATATTTGCTGCAGGTATAGGTAATCCCTTTTTTACAACCGATTCTGCTGCTTGTTTGCGGGGCATTGAAACAGAAGCCGATATAATTTTGAAAGGCACTAAAGTTAATGGAGTATATTCAAACGATCCTAAAAAAGATGCGAATGCTATTTTATATAAAGAACTAACATATAAAGATGTTCTTAAAAAAGAATTAAAAGTAATGGATTTATCCGCTTTTATATTAGCTCGAGATTATCGTTTGCCAATTCGAGTTTTTAATATAAATAAACCTGGATCCTTATATCGTATTATTATGGGAAATGACGAAGGTACTCTTATTACTCAATAA
- the frr gene encoding ribosome recycling factor has protein sequence MINQINKKSNERMESCIQKFQNNVNNIKTGRASPTLLHSIYIEYFGAKTPLRQLSNIIVEDARTLRINVFDNSITSLIRKSILNSKLDLNPIVHGKDILIPIPALTEERRKKLIKIIRSDAESSRVSIRNIRRDSNDKIKRLLKDKTISEDDERISQIKIQIMTDEYIKKIDIILFKKEQDLMKI, from the coding sequence GTGATTAATCAGATTAATAAAAAAAGTAATGAACGAATGGAATCTTGTATTCAAAAATTTCAAAATAATGTTAATAACATAAAAACTGGAAGAGCATCACCAACATTGCTTCATAGTATTTATATTGAGTATTTTGGGGCTAAAACTCCTCTACGTCAATTATCTAATATAATAGTAGAAGATGCTCGTACTCTTAGAATCAATGTTTTTGACAATTCTATTACATCTTTAATTAGAAAGTCTATTTTAAATTCAAAACTTGATTTAAATCCTATCGTACATGGTAAAGATATATTAATACCCATACCTGCACTAACAGAAGAAAGAAGAAAAAAACTAATCAAAATTATTCGCAGTGATGCTGAAAGTAGTCGTGTTAGTATTCGCAATATTCGAAGAGACTCAAACGATAAGATAAAACGGCTTTTAAAAGATAAAACAATTAGTGAAGATGATGAACGTATTTCACAAATCAAAATACAAATTATGACAGATGAATACATAAAAAAAATAGATATTATTCTATTTAAAAAAGAACAAGATCTTATGAAGATTTAA
- the ispC gene encoding 1-deoxy-D-xylulose-5-phosphate reductoisomerase — MKKITILGSTGSIGTSVLSVIQKNLNLFKVIALVANTNITTMLKQCELFSPDWVAMRDKKSANILRKKLKKRKIKTQVLSGEKDICKLASLEGTDQVISAIVGMAGLLPTLSAIYAGKTILLANKESLITCGYLFMKAVAFSGAKIFPIDSEHNAIFQVLPLEIQKNLGIAPLKKNGVKYILLTGSGGPFYNFSASELSNVTPLQACSHPNWVMGRKISVDSATMMNKGLEYAEARWLFNALESEIKILIHPESIIHSMVQYYDGTLLAQLSVPDIRIAISYVMSWPNRVHSGASLLNFSKINHLSFFEPDFAQFPCLKLAIDSFSQGQAAMTTLNAANEIAVSAFLDSKISFTKIYEVNIEILMSSCFSEPNSIEDVLEIDRKARILAKNKVSSLVF, encoded by the coding sequence ATGAAAAAAATAACCATTTTAGGATCAACTGGTTCTATTGGTACTAGCGTATTGTCCGTTATTCAAAAAAATCTTAATTTATTTAAAGTAATTGCTTTAGTGGCTAATACAAATATTACAACTATGTTGAAACAATGTGAGTTGTTTTCTCCTGACTGGGTGGCTATGAGAGATAAAAAATCTGCTAATATACTCAGAAAAAAATTAAAAAAAAGAAAGATTAAAACACAAGTTCTTTCTGGAGAAAAAGATATTTGCAAATTAGCTTCGTTAGAAGGTACAGATCAAGTAATTTCTGCAATTGTAGGAATGGCTGGTCTATTGCCGACTTTGTCTGCAATATATGCTGGAAAAACAATATTATTAGCCAATAAAGAATCTTTAATTACATGCGGTTATTTATTTATGAAAGCAGTTGCTTTCAGTGGGGCTAAGATTTTTCCTATTGATAGTGAACATAATGCTATTTTCCAAGTTTTACCTCTAGAAATTCAAAAAAATTTAGGTATTGCTCCATTAAAAAAAAATGGTGTAAAATACATCTTATTAACTGGTTCAGGAGGTCCTTTTTATAATTTTTCTGCATCTGAGTTGTCTAACGTAACTCCATTGCAAGCATGTTCTCATCCTAATTGGGTAATGGGAAGAAAAATTTCTGTGGATTCAGCAACGATGATGAATAAAGGTTTAGAATATGCTGAAGCTAGATGGTTATTTAACGCTTTAGAATCAGAAATTAAAATTTTAATTCATCCTGAATCAATTATTCATTCTATGGTTCAATATTATGATGGTACTTTATTGGCTCAATTATCAGTTCCAGACATAAGAATTGCTATTTCATATGTAATGTCTTGGCCTAATCGTGTGCATTCTGGAGCTAGTCTTTTAAATTTTTCAAAAATAAATCATTTATCTTTTTTTGAACCTGATTTTGCTCAATTTCCATGTCTAAAATTGGCTATCGATTCTTTTTCTCAAGGTCAAGCCGCTATGACTACTTTAAATGCTGCTAATGAAATTGCTGTTTCAGCTTTTCTTGATTCTAAAATTTCTTTTACTAAAATTTATGAAGTAAATATTGAAATATTAATGTCTTCTTGTTTTTCAGAACCTAACTCTATTGAAGATGTTTTAGAAATTGATAGGAAAGCAAGAATATTAGCTAAAAATAAAGTATCATCTTTAGTATTTTAA
- the uppS gene encoding polyprenyl diphosphate synthase, whose amino-acid sequence MWYTSSLKYKDKFKEENPRHVAIIMDGNGRWANKKGKMRILGHKEGFKAVKKAVKFSIMNNLKILTLYAFSSENWNRPVFEIKSLMELFFFALDSEINNFKKFNIRLKVIGDITHFNKKLQKRIHQVEKITLNNNGLILNIAANYGGRWDIIQSVKKIVKKVQNGVLQTEKIEEKTITQYLSTSELLPVDLVIRTGGEKRISNFLLWQIAYSELYFTDVLWPDFNDCSFQNAIDSFISRERRFGGFKKI is encoded by the coding sequence ATGTGGTATACATCTTCATTAAAATATAAAGACAAGTTTAAAGAAGAAAATCCTCGTCATGTAGCAATTATTATGGATGGAAATGGACGATGGGCTAATAAAAAAGGAAAAATGCGTATTTTAGGTCATAAAGAAGGTTTTAAAGCAGTAAAAAAAGCAGTAAAATTTTCTATTATGAACAATTTAAAAATATTAACATTATACGCTTTTAGTAGTGAAAATTGGAATCGTCCAGTATTTGAAATCAAATCTTTAATGGAGTTATTTTTTTTTGCATTAGATAGTGAAATTAATAATTTCAAAAAATTTAATATTAGATTAAAAGTTATTGGAGATATAACACATTTTAATAAAAAATTACAAAAACGTATTCATCAAGTAGAAAAAATAACTTTAAATAATAATGGTTTAATATTAAACATAGCAGCTAATTATGGTGGAAGATGGGACATAATTCAAAGTGTTAAAAAAATAGTTAAAAAAGTTCAAAACGGCGTTTTACAAACAGAAAAAATTGAAGAAAAAACAATTACTCAATATTTATCAACTAGCGAACTCCTACCCGTAGATTTAGTTATTAGAACAGGTGGAGAAAAAAGAATTAGTAATTTTTTATTATGGCAGATAGCTTATTCTGAGTTATATTTTACCGATGTTTTATGGCCAGATTTTAATGACTGTTCTTTTCAAAATGCTATAGATTCTTTTATATCTCGAGAACGTCGTTTTGGAGGATTTAAAAAAATATAA
- the bamA gene encoding outer membrane protein assembly factor BamA has product MSIKKFFIAFLIFCSVEVYGKNIWIVKDIQFKGLKNFSEKEALKNIVFNIGSKFSEYDVKNSIRSLFETGKYKDIEVTYSGQTIIFNVQEKPIISNIIISGNNIINTSVLNTYLRKLNIVKGSVFSSFLENIFIKTIQDVYYNLGRYKSNIKILKNFSENNTVHLEIIIDEGQSIKINSIKIFGNKDISEDKILSIFKLKNHHSWWNFLDKSLYSPKKLDQDLENLNNFYLNKGYFYFNIDAKRLDLSGNKNYLDIIINISEGKKYRISNFFINGNLFPYEKRITDFVKINYYELYNKDKINYIVNEITRFLSENGYINAKIIVEPKIDHEKKTIVLNFNIDINKRYFVKRINFIGNELTQDKVLRREIKQMEGEYFNIKLVELSKKLLERTKYFSNVKVIKNIHSKESNQVDITYQVQEQPTGSINFGLGYGIDSGISFNTSFSQENILGSGNSLKVSAIKNNNQKYIDLSTNYPYFMSNNIDLNNRFFYNDFKYNFNSISNLIKNTYGFEANLGFLINNTNKVNFGFGYTHNGINNQKKVVKNSSSIKKILDVQLLKNSLVDDFTMNYSWIYDSLEYLYFPISGNKTYISGKNTIPGSDNNFYKLILDSEEYIPLNKGKKFIFLSHINMGIGNSFTKANEFPFYENFNISSMNNIRGFRPNTIGPKKIYNNDLEKCIGFKNKNICESFDSVGGNATLITNLELITPLPFLESKYSQFLRTSLFLDAGNIWDTQSNSTKSADSLKFSDSSILNDIYSSVGLSLQWFSPIGPLVFSYSFPIQTNKNYQLEPFQLHLGKNW; this is encoded by the coding sequence ATGTCAATTAAAAAATTTTTTATAGCTTTTTTAATATTTTGTAGTGTAGAAGTTTATGGGAAAAATATATGGATCGTAAAAGATATTCAGTTTAAAGGATTAAAAAATTTTTCAGAAAAAGAAGCATTAAAAAATATTGTTTTTAATATTGGAAGTAAATTTTCTGAATATGATGTAAAAAATAGTATACGGTCTTTATTTGAAACTGGTAAATATAAAGATATTGAAGTAACTTATTCTGGACAAACTATAATATTTAATGTGCAAGAAAAACCTATTATTTCTAATATCATCATTTCTGGTAATAACATTATTAATACTTCCGTTTTAAATACATATTTAAGGAAATTAAATATTGTCAAAGGCAGTGTATTTAGTTCTTTTTTAGAGAATATATTTATAAAAACAATACAAGATGTTTACTATAATCTTGGTAGATATAAATCAAATATTAAAATATTAAAAAATTTTTCGGAAAATAACACTGTTCATCTAGAAATAATTATTGATGAAGGTCAATCAATAAAAATTAATAGTATAAAAATTTTTGGAAACAAAGATATTTCTGAAGATAAAATCTTGTCAATTTTTAAGTTGAAAAATCATCATTCTTGGTGGAATTTTTTAGATAAAAGTCTTTATTCTCCAAAGAAATTAGATCAAGATTTAGAAAACTTAAATAATTTTTACTTAAATAAAGGGTATTTTTATTTCAATATTGATGCTAAAAGATTAGATCTTTCTGGAAATAAAAATTATCTAGATATTATCATAAATATTTCCGAAGGAAAAAAATATAGAATTTCAAATTTTTTTATTAATGGAAATTTATTTCCATATGAAAAAAGAATTACAGATTTTGTTAAAATCAATTATTATGAATTATATAATAAAGATAAAATCAACTATATAGTAAATGAAATAACAAGATTTTTATCTGAGAATGGTTATATTAATGCTAAAATTATTGTGGAACCAAAAATTGATCATGAAAAGAAAACAATAGTTTTAAATTTTAATATTGATATAAATAAACGTTATTTTGTAAAAAGAATTAATTTTATAGGAAATGAATTAACTCAAGATAAAGTTTTACGTCGTGAAATCAAGCAAATGGAAGGTGAATACTTTAATATTAAGTTAGTTGAGCTTAGTAAAAAATTATTAGAAAGAACTAAATATTTTAGCAATGTTAAAGTAATAAAAAATATACATTCTAAAGAATCTAATCAAGTAGATATTACTTACCAAGTACAAGAGCAACCTACTGGTTCTATAAACTTTGGATTGGGATATGGAATAGATAGCGGAATAAGTTTTAATACTTCTTTTTCTCAAGAAAATATATTAGGTTCTGGAAATTCTTTAAAAGTAAGTGCTATTAAAAATAATAATCAAAAATACATAGATTTGTCAACGAATTATCCTTATTTCATGTCTAATAATATAGATTTAAATAATAGATTTTTTTATAACGATTTTAAATATAATTTTAATAGTATTTCAAATCTTATCAAAAACACTTATGGTTTCGAGGCTAATTTAGGATTTTTGATCAATAATACTAACAAAGTAAATTTTGGTTTTGGATATACTCATAATGGTATTAATAATCAAAAAAAGGTAGTCAAAAATTCTTCATCAATAAAAAAAATATTAGATGTACAATTATTAAAAAATAGTTTAGTAGATGACTTTACTATGAATTATTCTTGGATATATGATAGTTTAGAATATCTTTACTTTCCTATTTCTGGTAACAAAACATATATTAGTGGAAAGAACACAATCCCCGGTTCTGATAATAATTTTTACAAATTAATATTAGATAGCGAAGAATATATTCCATTAAATAAAGGGAAAAAATTCATATTTTTAAGCCATATTAATATGGGTATAGGAAATAGTTTTACTAAAGCAAATGAATTTCCTTTTTATGAAAATTTTAATATCAGTAGTATGAATAATATTCGCGGTTTTCGTCCTAATACCATTGGTCCTAAAAAAATCTATAATAATGATTTAGAAAAATGTATTGGATTTAAAAATAAAAATATATGTGAATCTTTTGATTCTGTTGGCGGAAATGCTACTTTGATAACTAATTTAGAACTTATTACCCCTCTTCCTTTTTTAGAAAGTAAATATTCGCAATTTCTTCGAACTTCTTTATTTTTGGATGCGGGTAATATTTGGGATACACAATCCAATAGTACGAAAAGTGCTGATTCTCTAAAATTCTCAGACAGTAGTATTTT